One stretch of Periplaneta americana isolate PAMFEO1 chromosome 1, P.americana_PAMFEO1_priV1, whole genome shotgun sequence DNA includes these proteins:
- the LOC138708886 gene encoding dynein axonemal heavy chain 5-like, whose translation MTISFPVSEKIPLTKMDEKYDRVLKYCEHEVDRIFKLFRKQKEDPPLSRNFPPIAGRIKWARSLHSHLGDLVLEASSHPVLKTLPLTSEVLRRYNVVSTALVNYEAEMKDTWMKQNVWMLDDSLNLKLLTMCQESGQLKVNLDHQVKQLIREADCLAKMGFPMPIVTRTLLSKRDHFVHISDSLQLLLNQFLVTVRRVKLEVRPLFLPQLVRLSSMLSPGLNTITWTDQGWKSFCQNTTEAIKSFDVLVTRVHDVYSNRILQVLSSMQKVTLQSLPVEEPWTVEEFLEHTEDTCRHAAMVRCVS comes from the exons ATGACGATCAGCTTTCCA GTGAGCGAGAAGATTCCGCTGACCAAGATGGACGAGAAGTACGACAGGGTGCTCAAGTACTGCGAGCACGAGGTGGACCGCATCTTCAAGTTGTTTCGCAAGCAGAAGGAAGACCCTCCTCTCTCCCGGAACTTCCCTCCAATTGCCG GCCGCATCAAGTGGGCGCGCTCGCTGCACAGTCACCTGGGGGACCTGGTGCTGGAGGCCTCCTCCCACCCCGTGCTCAAGACGCTGCCTCTCACCTCCGAGGTCCTGCGCCGCTATAATGTTGTCAGCACGGCGCTGGTCAACTACGAGGCCGAGATGAAGGACACGTGGATGAAACAGAAC GTGTGGATGCTGGACGACAGTCTGAACCTGAAGCTGCTGACAATGTGTCAGGAATCGGGTCAGCTGAAAGTGAACCTGGACCACCAGGTGAAGCAGCTGATCCGGGAGGCAGACTGCCTGGCCAAGATGGGCTTCCCCATGCCCATCGTGACGCGCACCTTGCTCTCCAAGAGGGACCACTTCGTGCATATCAGCGACTCCTTGCAG CTGCTGCTGAACCAGTTCCTGGTGACAGTGCGCCGCGTGAAGCTGGAGGTCCGACCCTTGTTCCTGCCCCAGCTGGTGCGCTTGTCTTCCATGTTGTCGCCTGGACTGAACACGATCACGTGGACGGACCAAGGCTGGAAGAGTTTCTGTCAAAACACCACGGAAGCCATAAAGAGCTTCGATGTTCTCGTTACGAG AGTACACGACGTATATTCGAACCGCATCCTCCAAGTTCTGTCAAGCATGCAGAAAGTGACCCTCCAGTCCCTTCCAGTAGAAGAGCCGTGGACTGTGGAGGAGTTCCTGGAACACACCGAGGACACCTGCCGCCACGCTGCCATGGTGCGTTGTGTATCTTAA